A section of the Mycolicibacterium anyangense genome encodes:
- a CDS encoding DUF1707 SHOCT-like domain-containing protein — translation MSNLTPRDASMRVADADRIQVAQLLGEAAAQGRLDVSEYERRLSAAYAATTYEELERLTDDLPGAPETPRRRGSGRPAPSTLLLAILSGFERRGRWNVPGRMTTFTLFGGGVVDLRYADFTSTDVEIHAYSIMGGQTILLPPEVNVEVHGVAVMGGFDHAVDGQGTPGAPTVTIRGFSLWGGVSIKRKNRKSGPTA, via the coding sequence ATGAGCAACTTGACTCCCCGGGACGCGTCGATGCGGGTCGCCGATGCCGACCGCATCCAGGTCGCACAGTTGCTCGGCGAAGCGGCCGCTCAAGGTCGGCTCGACGTCAGCGAGTACGAGCGCCGACTGTCCGCGGCGTATGCCGCCACCACGTACGAGGAACTCGAACGGCTCACCGATGATCTGCCCGGTGCTCCGGAGACCCCACGCCGGCGCGGCTCTGGCAGGCCTGCGCCGTCGACGCTGCTGCTGGCCATCCTCAGCGGATTCGAGCGGCGCGGCCGCTGGAACGTACCGGGCCGGATGACCACGTTCACCCTGTTCGGTGGCGGCGTCGTCGATCTGCGCTACGCCGACTTCACCTCGACCGATGTCGAGATCCACGCATACTCGATCATGGGTGGCCAGACGATCCTGCTGCCGCCGGAGGTCAATGTCGAGGTCCACGGTGTCGCGGTGATGGGCGGGTTCGACCACGCCGTCGATGGTCAGGGCACACCCGGGGCCCCCACGGTCACCATCCGCGGCTTCTCGCTGTGGGGCGGGGTCAGCATCAAACGCAAGAACCGCAAGAGCGGCCCGACGGCTTAA
- a CDS encoding enoyl-CoA hydratase family protein: protein MGTERDRLVSYAVDGHVARLTLDSPHNRNALSTRLVEQLHDGLRRAADDPAVRVVVLGHTGGTFCAGADLSEASGGDPVETTAARARELADVLRAIVASPRPVVAAVDGHVRAGGMGLVGACDLAVAGPRSTFALTEARIGVAPAIISLTLLPKLSARAAARYYLTGETFSSAQAAAIGLITVAADDVAATVAELAAELVKGSPQGLAASKALTTAEVLAGFDRDAERLATESARLFVSEEAREGMLAFLQKRPPSWLQ from the coding sequence ATGGGGACTGAGAGGGACAGGCTGGTCTCGTATGCGGTGGACGGACACGTCGCCCGGCTGACCCTGGACTCCCCGCATAACCGCAACGCACTGTCGACGCGCCTGGTCGAGCAGCTGCACGACGGGCTGCGCCGAGCCGCCGACGACCCCGCGGTGCGGGTGGTGGTGCTCGGCCACACCGGCGGGACGTTCTGCGCCGGCGCCGACCTCAGTGAGGCCTCCGGCGGCGACCCGGTCGAGACCACCGCGGCGCGGGCGCGCGAATTGGCCGACGTGCTGCGGGCGATCGTCGCGTCGCCACGACCGGTGGTGGCCGCCGTCGACGGGCACGTCCGCGCCGGTGGCATGGGCTTGGTCGGGGCGTGCGACCTGGCCGTCGCCGGCCCGCGCAGCACGTTCGCCCTCACCGAGGCGCGGATCGGGGTGGCCCCGGCGATCATCTCGCTGACCCTGCTGCCGAAGTTGTCGGCCCGGGCGGCTGCCCGCTACTACCTCACCGGCGAGACGTTCAGCTCCGCGCAGGCCGCTGCGATCGGACTCATCACCGTGGCCGCCGACGATGTGGCGGCCACGGTGGCCGAGTTGGCCGCGGAGCTGGTCAAGGGTTCACCCCAGGGACTGGCGGCGTCAAAGGCGTTGACCACCGCGGAGGTCCTGGCCGGTTTCGACCGGGACGCTGAGCGGTTGGCAACCGAATCGGCGCGGTTGTTCGTCTCTGAGGAAGCCCGGGAGGGGATGCTGGCGTTCCTGCAGAAGCGCCCACCCAGCTGGCTGCAATAG